A window from Polyangiaceae bacterium encodes these proteins:
- a CDS encoding DUF2384 domain-containing protein, giving the protein MAPDGRLLHISEVKKGLACGCVCPSCSGKLIANKGPIKTHHFAHHSDRNCVAAYETMLHMLGKQVIADQKQVMLPPVVAKYKGCTKSICDAVMFTLDEVVIEPDMGGMRPDILGRRRVEDGTKELFIEVAVTHPCEPEKKELIRERKVAAIEIDLSKVPGNASQEEMEQAIITTAPRIWLFNAREENAKERLQAEFERMAAEDLARELRMRQEKQAKLDAQAERLAESFRTIRTVPLGTGSRADQDLVDLVLDTSLRDLVGIQFPGNVCFAVAAQVWQVAILDWLILDQRGLRWEFETAHVLKQLRQRGLVRRQFADDISVELADAVRIRQVDFNSPRESVDAYLSHLAAQRIINQQSGRWHRNERTAKEAQMLRARADGRHRVAQLEDRIKKLGGKHGLDVAQWMRTQHSGLAGSPAALAMAGGGDYDNLDNHLRRLERMREFGAYPEENLLGLPLEKEQQARREEQRLAREKAEQEREERARKAEQEREERARKAAEEAREANARRRQVLIERLVASAGESEVEAWIDRPLQSLGGVSIKVIEGFSEDQERAAYSELMDERKRRNEEWLHKLKVNELQETLRKEARRYRDEEWVDFWMRAANSFLKNQRPLDVCIDKAGLERCREALKVATRKRRG; this is encoded by the coding sequence ATGGCGCCGGACGGCCGACTCCTGCACATCTCCGAGGTGAAGAAGGGGCTTGCCTGCGGATGCGTCTGCCCGAGCTGCAGCGGCAAGCTGATCGCGAACAAAGGACCGATAAAAACGCATCACTTTGCACATCACTCGGATCGGAACTGCGTCGCCGCATATGAGACGATGCTGCACATGCTCGGCAAACAGGTGATCGCCGATCAGAAGCAGGTGATGCTGCCGCCGGTCGTCGCCAAGTACAAAGGTTGTACGAAGAGCATTTGCGACGCGGTGATGTTCACGCTCGATGAGGTCGTCATCGAGCCGGACATGGGGGGCATGCGCCCCGACATCCTCGGTCGTCGCAGAGTCGAAGATGGTACCAAGGAGCTTTTCATTGAGGTTGCTGTCACGCATCCGTGCGAGCCGGAAAAGAAGGAACTCATCCGCGAGCGCAAGGTGGCGGCCATTGAGATAGACCTCTCGAAAGTGCCTGGGAATGCTTCTCAGGAGGAGATGGAGCAGGCCATTATCACCACTGCCCCTCGAATTTGGCTGTTCAATGCCCGAGAGGAGAATGCCAAAGAACGATTGCAGGCCGAGTTCGAGCGCATGGCTGCCGAGGATCTCGCGCGTGAATTGCGAATGCGCCAAGAGAAGCAGGCAAAGCTCGACGCACAGGCGGAACGGCTCGCGGAGTCGTTTCGAACAATCAGAACTGTGCCGCTAGGGACAGGCTCGCGGGCGGACCAGGATCTCGTGGATCTCGTGCTTGACACCAGCCTGCGGGATCTCGTCGGAATTCAATTCCCCGGCAACGTGTGCTTCGCCGTCGCAGCCCAAGTCTGGCAGGTGGCCATTCTGGACTGGCTCATCCTCGACCAGCGCGGCCTTCGTTGGGAGTTCGAGACGGCGCATGTGCTGAAACAACTTCGACAACGTGGTCTCGTGCGGCGACAGTTCGCCGATGACATCAGCGTGGAACTGGCCGACGCCGTTCGGATCAGGCAAGTTGACTTCAACTCGCCGCGGGAGTCCGTTGATGCGTATCTCAGCCACCTTGCAGCGCAACGCATAATAAACCAACAATCTGGCAGGTGGCACCGCAACGAACGGACTGCGAAAGAAGCCCAGATGCTCCGGGCTCGGGCGGATGGACGTCACCGGGTGGCTCAGCTCGAAGACCGGATAAAAAAGCTCGGGGGGAAGCACGGGCTGGATGTAGCGCAATGGATGCGTACCCAGCATAGCGGGCTCGCGGGCTCGCCGGCGGCGCTGGCGATGGCGGGCGGAGGGGACTACGATAATCTGGATAACCACCTGAGGCGGCTGGAACGCATGCGAGAGTTCGGAGCTTACCCCGAAGAGAACCTTCTCGGTCTGCCCCTCGAAAAGGAGCAGCAAGCTCGCCGCGAGGAACAGCGACTCGCACGAGAAAAGGCCGAACAGGAGAGGGAGGAGCGGGCGCGGAAGGCCGAGCAGGAGAGGGAGGAGCGGGCGCGGAAGGCCGCCGAGGAAGCCCGTGAGGCGAACGCACGGCGGAGGCAAGTGCTAATCGAGCGGCTCGTCGCTTCTGCTGGCGAGAGTGAAGTCGAAGCCTGGATAGACCGGCCGTTGCAATCACTGGGAGGCGTATCAATAAAAGTAATTGAAGGGTTCAGCGAGGATCAGGAGCGCGCCGCCTATAGCGAGCTGATGGATGAACGAAAGCGGCGGAATGAAGAATGGCTGCACAAATTGAAAGTCAACGAACTCCAGGAGACCCTGCGCAAGGAAGCCCGGCGCTACCGAGATGAAGAATGGGTTGACTTTTGGATGCGCGCGGCGAACTCGTTTCTCAAGAACCAACGTCCCTTGGACGTTTGCATCGACAAGGCAGGGCTTGAAAGGTGTCGCGAGGCGCTCAAGGTTGCGACTCGAAAGCGTCGAGGGTAG